One genomic window of Gallaecimonas sp. GXIMD4217 includes the following:
- the carB gene encoding carbamoyl-phosphate synthase large subunit has protein sequence MPKRNDLKSILILGAGPIVIGQACEFDYSGTQACKALKEEGYRVILVNSNPATIMTDPEIADATYIEPIHWEVVAKIIEKERPDAVLPTMGGQTALNCALDLNKHGVLDKYGVEMIGATADAIDKAEDRERFVEAMANINLEVPRARIAHSWEDCEDVLDDIGLPCIIRPSFTMGGTGGGIAYNKEEFEEICRRGLDLSPTNELLIDESLIGWKEYEMEVVRDKNDNAIIVCSIENLDPMGIHTGDSITVAPAQTLTDKEYQIMRNASLAVLREIGVETGGSNVQFGVCPKTGRLVVIEMNPRVSRSSALASKATGFPIAKVAAKLAVGYTLDELMNDITGGATPASFEPSIDYVVTKIPRFNFEKFAGANDRLTTQMKSVGEVMAMGRNQQESLQKALRGLEVGATGFDPILDLDDPEALSILRRELKEAGAERIWYLADAFRAGMSVDGVFNLTNIDPWFLVQIEDIVKLEKEVAERGLAGLDADFLRGLKRKGFSDARLAAILGVSESEVRKIRHNNAIFPVYKRVDTCAAEFSTSTAYMYSSYDEECEAQPSAKDKIMVIGGGPNRIGQGIEFDYCCVHAALAMREDGYETIMVNCNPETVSTDYDTSDRLYFEPVTLEDVLEIVRVEQPKGVIVQYGGQTPLKLARDLEAAGVPIIGTSPDAIDRSEDRERFQQAVERLGLKQPKNATVTTMEEAIAQSREIGFPLVVRPSYVLGGRAMEIVYDENDLRRYLNEAVKVSNDSPVLLDRFLDDAVEVDVDAICDGKDVLIGGIMEHIEQAGVHSGDSGCSLPPYTLSQDVQERMREQARKLAYELNVIGLMNIQFAVKDDEIYLIEVNPRASRTVPFVSKATGLPLAKIAARVMAGQSLAEQGVTQEVIPPYYSVKEPVLPFAKFPGVDPLLGPEMRSTGEVMGVGATFAEAYGKAQLGAAKTAPKGGRALLSVRNADKARAVDLASRLIELGYELDATHGTAVALGEAGINPRLVNKVHEGRPHILDRIKNGEYSYIVNTTEGRQAIEDSKVLRRGALAEKVNYTTTMNAAFATCMSQTVSDRDNVISVQEMHEKAL, from the coding sequence TCATGACCGATCCGGAGATCGCCGACGCCACCTACATCGAGCCCATCCACTGGGAAGTGGTGGCCAAGATCATCGAGAAGGAGCGCCCGGACGCCGTGCTGCCCACCATGGGTGGCCAGACCGCGCTGAACTGCGCCCTGGATCTGAACAAGCACGGCGTGCTGGACAAGTACGGCGTGGAGATGATCGGCGCCACCGCCGACGCCATCGACAAGGCCGAGGACCGCGAGCGCTTCGTGGAGGCCATGGCCAACATCAACCTGGAAGTGCCCCGCGCCCGCATCGCCCATTCCTGGGAAGACTGCGAGGACGTGCTGGACGACATCGGCCTGCCCTGTATCATCCGTCCCAGCTTCACCATGGGCGGCACCGGCGGCGGTATCGCCTACAACAAGGAAGAATTCGAAGAGATCTGCCGCCGCGGCCTGGATCTCAGCCCCACCAATGAGCTGCTCATCGACGAGAGCCTCATCGGCTGGAAGGAATACGAGATGGAGGTGGTGCGCGACAAGAACGACAACGCCATCATCGTCTGTTCCATCGAAAACCTGGATCCCATGGGCATCCACACCGGTGACTCCATCACGGTGGCGCCGGCCCAGACCCTGACCGACAAGGAATACCAGATCATGCGTAACGCCTCCCTGGCGGTGCTGCGCGAGATCGGTGTCGAGACCGGCGGCTCCAACGTCCAGTTCGGCGTCTGCCCCAAGACCGGCCGCCTGGTGGTCATCGAGATGAACCCGCGGGTGTCCCGCTCCTCCGCCCTGGCCTCCAAGGCCACCGGCTTCCCCATCGCCAAGGTGGCGGCCAAGCTGGCGGTCGGCTATACGCTGGACGAGCTGATGAACGACATCACCGGCGGCGCCACCCCGGCCTCCTTCGAGCCGTCCATCGACTACGTGGTCACCAAGATCCCGCGCTTCAACTTCGAGAAGTTCGCCGGCGCCAACGATCGCCTGACCACCCAGATGAAGTCCGTGGGCGAGGTCATGGCCATGGGCCGTAACCAGCAGGAGTCCCTGCAGAAGGCCCTGCGCGGCCTGGAAGTGGGTGCCACCGGCTTCGATCCCATCCTGGATCTGGACGACCCCGAGGCGCTGTCCATCCTGCGCCGGGAGCTCAAGGAAGCCGGTGCCGAGCGCATCTGGTACCTGGCCGATGCCTTCAGGGCCGGCATGAGCGTGGACGGCGTCTTCAACCTCACCAACATCGACCCCTGGTTCCTGGTGCAGATCGAGGACATCGTCAAGCTGGAGAAAGAGGTGGCCGAGCGCGGCCTGGCCGGCCTGGACGCCGACTTCCTGCGTGGCCTCAAGCGCAAGGGCTTCTCTGACGCCCGCCTGGCCGCCATCCTCGGCGTATCCGAGTCCGAGGTGCGCAAGATCCGCCACAACAACGCCATCTTCCCGGTCTACAAGCGGGTCGATACCTGTGCGGCGGAATTCTCCACCTCCACCGCCTACATGTACTCCAGCTACGACGAGGAGTGCGAGGCCCAGCCGTCCGCCAAGGACAAGATCATGGTCATCGGCGGTGGCCCGAACCGCATCGGCCAGGGCATCGAGTTCGACTACTGCTGCGTGCACGCGGCCCTGGCCATGCGCGAAGACGGTTACGAGACCATCATGGTCAACTGCAACCCCGAGACGGTGTCCACCGACTACGACACCTCCGACCGCCTCTATTTCGAGCCGGTGACCCTGGAGGACGTGCTGGAAATCGTCCGCGTCGAGCAGCCCAAGGGCGTCATCGTCCAGTACGGCGGCCAGACGCCGCTGAAACTGGCCCGCGACCTGGAAGCGGCCGGCGTGCCCATCATCGGCACCAGCCCGGACGCCATCGACCGCTCCGAGGACCGCGAGCGCTTCCAGCAGGCCGTGGAGCGCCTGGGCCTGAAACAGCCCAAGAACGCCACCGTCACCACCATGGAAGAGGCCATTGCCCAGTCCCGGGAGATCGGCTTCCCGCTGGTGGTGCGTCCCTCCTACGTGCTGGGCGGCCGCGCCATGGAAATCGTCTACGACGAGAACGACCTCAGGCGCTACCTCAACGAGGCGGTGAAGGTCTCCAACGACAGCCCGGTGCTGCTGGACCGCTTCCTGGACGACGCCGTGGAAGTGGACGTGGACGCCATCTGCGACGGCAAGGACGTGCTGATCGGCGGCATCATGGAGCACATCGAGCAGGCCGGCGTGCACTCCGGCGACTCCGGCTGCTCCCTGCCGCCCTACACCCTGAGCCAGGACGTGCAGGAGCGCATGCGTGAGCAGGCCCGCAAGCTGGCCTACGAGCTCAACGTCATCGGCCTGATGAACATCCAGTTCGCGGTGAAGGACGACGAAATCTACCTCATCGAGGTCAACCCCCGCGCCTCCCGTACCGTGCCCTTCGTCTCCAAGGCCACCGGCCTGCCCCTGGCCAAGATCGCCGCCCGGGTCATGGCCGGCCAGTCCCTGGCCGAGCAGGGCGTGACACAGGAAGTGATCCCGCCCTACTACAGCGTCAAGGAGCCGGTGCTGCCCTTCGCCAAGTTCCCCGGCGTCGACCCCCTGCTGGGGCCGGAGATGCGCAGCACGGGTGAGGTCATGGGCGTGGGCGCCACCTTCGCCGAGGCCTACGGCAAGGCCCAGCTGGGCGCCGCCAAGACCGCGCCCAAGGGCGGCCGGGCGCTGCTGTCGGTGCGCAACGCCGACAAGGCCAGGGCCGTGGATCTGGCCTCCCGCCTCATCGAGCTGGGCTACGAGCTGGACGCCACCCACGGCACCGCCGTGGCCCTGGGCGAGGCCGGCATCAACCCGCGCCTGGTGAACAAGGTGCACGAGGGTCGTCCCCATATCCTCGACCGCATCAAGAACGGCGAGTACAGCTACATCGTCAACACCACCGAGGGCCGCCAGGCCATCGAGGACTCCAAGGTACTGCGCCGTGGCGCCCTGGCGGAGAAGGTGAACTACACCACCACCATGAACGCCGCCTTCGCCACCTGCATGTCCCAGACGGTGTCCGACCGTGACAACGTCATCTCGGTGCAGGAGATGCACGAGAAGGCGTTGTAA
- the phbB gene encoding acetoacetyl-CoA reductase has translation MDSKQVAVITGANGGIGTAICQQLHDSGYRVAALCRPSEKARVWAERMAEQDLDLRGYHADIRDLDGVQSAMAVIEQELGPIAVLVNNAGITRDGTLRKMDPKDWQDVVDTNLTGAFNLCRAVVPLMLEREYGRIINISSVNGEKGQLGQTNYAATKAGLHGLTMSLAQELARKGITVNTISPGYIATDMVMQVPAEIRAMIIKQIPVGRLGEPAEIARIVDFLADRQAGFITGSNISANGGQHMHY, from the coding sequence ATGGACTCCAAACAGGTTGCCGTGATCACCGGCGCCAACGGCGGCATAGGTACCGCCATCTGCCAGCAGCTGCACGACAGCGGTTACCGGGTTGCCGCCCTGTGCCGTCCCTCCGAGAAGGCCAGGGTCTGGGCCGAAAGGATGGCCGAGCAGGACCTGGATCTCAGGGGTTACCACGCCGACATCCGCGATCTGGACGGCGTCCAGAGCGCCATGGCCGTCATCGAACAGGAGCTGGGGCCCATCGCCGTGCTGGTCAACAATGCCGGCATCACCCGCGACGGCACCCTGCGCAAGATGGACCCCAAGGACTGGCAGGACGTGGTCGACACCAACCTCACCGGCGCCTTCAACCTGTGCCGGGCCGTGGTGCCGCTGATGCTGGAGCGGGAGTACGGCCGCATCATCAACATCAGCTCGGTCAACGGCGAGAAGGGCCAGCTGGGCCAGACCAACTATGCCGCCACCAAGGCCGGCCTCCATGGCCTGACCATGTCCCTGGCCCAGGAGCTGGCCCGCAAGGGCATCACCGTCAACACCATTTCCCCCGGCTATATCGCCACCGACATGGTGATGCAGGTGCCGGCGGAGATCCGCGCCATGATCATCAAGCAGATCCCGGTGGGCCGCCTTGGCGAGCCGGCGGAGATCGCCCGCATCGTCGACTTCCTGGCCGACCGCCAGGCCGGCTTCATCACAGGTTCCAACATCTCCGCCAATGGCGGCCAACACATGCACTATTAG
- a CDS encoding phasin family protein, with protein MFQEWIRQANAQQQEMMKPMARINEVLVSNMEKLTSHQINAMGHYAEQQYSFMKKLNEASAKGDMAELGQAQMSQLAELNRRFLQDCKAMMALSESFRKDFNGIFVELAKQEEKA; from the coding sequence ATGTTCCAGGAATGGATCCGTCAAGCCAACGCCCAGCAGCAGGAAATGATGAAGCCCATGGCCCGTATCAACGAGGTCCTGGTCAGCAACATGGAGAAGCTGACCAGCCACCAGATCAACGCCATGGGCCATTACGCCGAGCAGCAGTACAGCTTCATGAAGAAGCTCAACGAGGCTTCCGCCAAGGGCGACATGGCCGAACTGGGCCAGGCCCAGATGAGCCAGCTGGCCGAGCTGAACCGCCGCTTCCTGCAGGACTGCAAGGCCATGATGGCGCTGTCCGAGAGCTTCCGTAAGGACTTCAACGGCATCTTCGTCGAACTCGCCAAGCAAGAGGAAAAGGCCTGA
- a CDS encoding alpha/beta fold hydrolase encodes MMAENPWERCLAPLFQMTQKWLQACADEPQAFWGAAGDWWQGQMQLWNQSMESLGQGDFQAGFGQYLGQSHQLLQQYWLRGIEALEGLDETEKRQFAFWVRQYLQLWDPQHQAWANPKVMERTLKEDGQNLLRGFEKLCSDLRDSPLGLNVPLGDLGAFELGRDLASTQGQVVRETPLFQLIQYAPSTEQVRQTPILMVPPCINKYYVLDLRPENSFIRHLVDAGFTVYLMSWVNPDSALRDKGMEDYVLSVVEASGWVRDLAGSKQLHGVGYCVGGTLLAMAAAWQAARGTKRLASLSLMTTLLDFSDPGEPGMLLSPALIDGLLEVVDSHGLMDGRMMALGFSLLREKELYWPAYVQQYLLGEKPPAFDLLAWNSDATHLPARFYRDYLGGTYRDNLLAEPGAWRLGGQRLDLSRIKVPAYVLATEKDHIVPWHGAMDSARLLGSSSVRRVLSSSGHVAGVINPPARQKYGYRILDENLAATDKQDGSWWPDWYQWLAALDSKLVPARPLPPGIEPAPGRYVRKRP; translated from the coding sequence ATGATGGCTGAAAACCCCTGGGAGCGGTGCCTGGCACCGCTCTTCCAGATGACCCAGAAATGGCTGCAGGCCTGCGCCGACGAACCCCAGGCCTTCTGGGGCGCCGCCGGCGACTGGTGGCAGGGGCAGATGCAGCTGTGGAACCAGAGCATGGAAAGCCTGGGCCAGGGCGACTTCCAGGCCGGCTTCGGCCAGTACCTGGGCCAGAGCCATCAGCTGCTGCAGCAGTATTGGCTGCGCGGCATAGAGGCCCTGGAAGGGCTGGACGAGACGGAAAAGCGCCAGTTTGCCTTCTGGGTACGGCAATACCTGCAGCTCTGGGATCCCCAGCATCAGGCATGGGCCAACCCCAAGGTGATGGAGCGGACCCTCAAGGAAGACGGCCAGAACCTGCTGCGGGGCTTCGAAAAGCTGTGCAGCGATCTCAGGGACAGCCCCCTGGGCCTGAACGTGCCCCTGGGTGACCTTGGTGCCTTCGAGCTGGGCCGGGATCTGGCCAGCACCCAAGGCCAGGTGGTCAGGGAAACGCCGCTCTTCCAGCTGATCCAGTACGCGCCCAGCACCGAGCAGGTGCGGCAGACGCCCATCCTCATGGTGCCGCCCTGCATCAACAAGTACTACGTGCTGGATCTGCGGCCCGAGAATTCCTTTATCCGCCACCTGGTGGATGCCGGCTTCACCGTCTACCTGATGTCCTGGGTCAATCCCGACAGCGCCCTGCGCGACAAGGGCATGGAAGACTATGTGCTGTCGGTGGTGGAGGCCAGCGGCTGGGTCAGGGATCTGGCCGGCAGCAAGCAGCTGCACGGGGTGGGCTATTGCGTCGGCGGTACCCTGCTGGCCATGGCCGCCGCCTGGCAGGCCGCCAGGGGGACCAAGCGCCTGGCCAGCCTGAGCCTGATGACCACCTTGCTGGATTTCAGCGACCCCGGCGAGCCCGGCATGCTGTTGTCGCCGGCGCTCATCGACGGCCTGTTGGAGGTGGTGGACAGCCACGGCCTCATGGACGGACGCATGATGGCACTGGGCTTTTCCCTGCTCAGGGAAAAGGAGCTGTACTGGCCCGCCTATGTGCAGCAGTACCTGCTGGGCGAGAAGCCGCCGGCCTTCGATCTGCTGGCCTGGAACTCGGACGCCACCCACCTGCCGGCCCGTTTCTACCGGGACTACCTGGGTGGCACCTACAGGGACAACCTGCTGGCCGAGCCCGGCGCCTGGCGCCTGGGCGGCCAGCGCCTGGATCTGTCGCGGATCAAGGTGCCGGCCTATGTGCTGGCCACCGAGAAGGACCATATCGTGCCCTGGCACGGTGCCATGGACTCGGCCAGGCTGCTGGGTTCTTCGTCCGTGCGCCGGGTGCTGAGCAGCTCCGGCCATGTGGCCGGGGTGATCAACCCGCCGGCCCGGCAGAAGTACGGCTACCGGATCCTGGACGAAAACCTGGCCGCCACGGACAAGCAGGATGGCTCCTGGTGGCCGGACTGGTACCAATGGCTGGCGGCACTGGACTCCAAGCTGGTGCCGGCCCGGCCACTGCCGCCGGGTATAGAGCCGGCGCCGGGCCGCTATGTCAGGAAGCGGCCGTAA
- a CDS encoding OmpA family protein, protein MKATSRNALTLALAGTLALAGCTTVDPNTGERTTNKTATGATIGAIAGAVLGKSTGSHHRDRAIVGAAIGALAGAAVGNYMDKQEKELRQQTAGTGIDVERQGDNLLLTLPDGITFDVNRSEVKPEFHAILNDLSDTLRRYNKTMIEIAGHTDSTGAATYNQTLSENRADSVRGYMVRRGVMAERIHTTGFGETRPIASNATADGRARNRRVEIELIPLVEEQ, encoded by the coding sequence ATGAAAGCGACATCCCGCAACGCACTTACCCTGGCCCTGGCCGGCACCCTGGCCCTGGCCGGCTGTACCACCGTCGACCCCAACACGGGTGAACGCACCACCAACAAGACCGCCACCGGCGCCACCATAGGTGCCATCGCCGGTGCCGTACTGGGTAAATCCACCGGCAGCCACCACAGGGACAGGGCCATAGTGGGTGCCGCCATCGGCGCCCTGGCCGGTGCCGCCGTCGGCAACTACATGGACAAGCAGGAAAAGGAACTGCGCCAGCAGACCGCCGGCACCGGTATCGACGTGGAGCGCCAGGGCGACAACCTGCTGCTGACCCTGCCCGACGGCATCACCTTCGACGTCAACCGCTCCGAGGTGAAGCCCGAGTTCCACGCCATCCTCAACGACCTGTCCGACACCCTGCGTCGTTACAACAAGACCATGATCGAAATCGCCGGCCACACCGACAGCACGGGTGCCGCCACCTACAACCAGACCCTGTCGGAAAACCGGGCCGACTCGGTGCGCGGCTACATGGTCCGCCGCGGTGTCATGGCCGAGCGGATCCACACCACCGGCTTCGGTGAGACCAGGCCCATCGCCAGCAACGCCACCGCCGATGGCCGCGCCAGGAACCGCCGGGTGGAGATCGAACTGATCCCCCTGGTTGAAGAGCAGTAA
- the greA gene encoding transcription elongation factor GreA has protein sequence MNPIPMTAQGAEQLREELKHLKSVLRPQIIEAIATARELGDLKENAEYHAAREQQGFCEGRIQEIEAKLSNAQIIDVTKLANNGKVIFGATVTMLNLETDEEVTYRIVGDDEADIKQHLISVSSPIARAMVGKELDDLVQVQTPSGIKEYEVVEVQYL, from the coding sequence ATGAATCCCATTCCCATGACCGCGCAAGGTGCCGAGCAGCTGCGGGAAGAGCTGAAGCACCTCAAGTCCGTGCTTCGTCCCCAGATCATCGAAGCCATTGCCACGGCACGTGAGCTGGGTGATCTGAAGGAAAACGCCGAGTACCATGCCGCCCGCGAGCAGCAGGGCTTCTGTGAAGGCCGCATCCAGGAGATCGAGGCCAAGCTGTCCAACGCCCAGATCATCGATGTCACCAAGCTGGCCAACAACGGCAAGGTGATTTTCGGTGCCACAGTGACCATGCTGAACCTGGAAACCGATGAGGAAGTGACCTACCGCATCGTCGGCGACGACGAAGCCGACATCAAGCAGCACCTGATCTCGGTCAGCTCGCCCATCGCCCGGGCCATGGTCGGCAAGGAGCTGGACGATCTGGTGCAGGTGCAGACCCCGTCCGGCATCAAGGAATACGAAGTGGTCGAGGTCCAGTACCTCTGA
- the yhbY gene encoding ribosome assembly RNA-binding protein YhbY — protein sequence MELTPKQRQFLKGQAHSLKPVVLLGANGLTEGVLAEIDQALSHHELIKVKAATRDRELKMAIYETIAKELGAAQVQVIGHILVFYRPAEEPVISLPR from the coding sequence ATGGAGCTGACGCCGAAACAAAGGCAATTTCTCAAGGGGCAGGCCCATTCGCTCAAGCCGGTGGTGCTGCTGGGCGCCAATGGCCTGACCGAGGGTGTGCTTGCCGAGATCGACCAGGCACTGTCACACCATGAGCTGATCAAGGTGAAGGCCGCCACCCGTGACCGGGAACTGAAGATGGCCATCTATGAGACCATCGCCAAGGAGCTGGGCGCCGCCCAGGTCCAGGTCATAGGTCACATCCTGGTCTTCTACCGGCCCGCCGAGGAGCCTGTCATCAGCTTGCCCCGATAA
- the rlmE gene encoding 23S rRNA (uridine(2552)-2'-O)-methyltransferase RlmE translates to MGKKKRSASSRRWLKEHFDDRFVQEAQKKGLRSRAVFKLEEIQLRDKLLRPGMTVVDLGAAPGGWSQYATEIVGDKGRVIACDILPMDSLPGVDFLQGDFRDEAVLNALLERVGGQQVDVVMSDMAPNMSGTKDVDQPRAMYLVELALDMCHQVLGRNGSFVVKVFQGEGFDEYLRDVRQAFTTVRIRKPDSSRPRSREVYIVATGYKI, encoded by the coding sequence ATGGGTAAAAAGAAGCGCTCGGCCAGTTCAAGACGCTGGTTGAAAGAGCATTTTGATGACAGATTCGTGCAGGAGGCCCAGAAGAAGGGCCTGCGCTCCCGTGCCGTGTTCAAGCTCGAGGAGATCCAGCTGCGCGACAAGCTGCTCCGTCCCGGCATGACGGTGGTGGACCTGGGGGCGGCCCCTGGCGGCTGGTCCCAGTACGCCACCGAGATCGTCGGCGACAAGGGCAGGGTGATCGCCTGTGACATCCTGCCCATGGATTCCCTGCCCGGGGTCGACTTCCTGCAGGGCGACTTCCGCGACGAAGCGGTGCTCAACGCCCTGCTGGAGCGGGTCGGCGGCCAGCAGGTGGACGTGGTCATGTCCGACATGGCGCCAAACATGAGCGGCACCAAGGACGTGGACCAGCCAAGGGCCATGTACCTGGTGGAGCTGGCCCTGGACATGTGCCACCAGGTGCTGGGACGAAACGGCAGTTTCGTGGTCAAAGTGTTTCAGGGGGAAGGCTTTGACGAGTACCTGCGCGATGTGCGCCAGGCGTTCACCACGGTGCGGATCCGCAAGCCGGATTCGTCCAGGCCCCGGTCCCGGGAGGTATACATTGTGGCTACAGGCTACAAGATATAG
- the ftsH gene encoding ATP-dependent zinc metalloprotease FtsH produces MSDMAKNLILWLVIAVVLMAVFQSFNGPESADRGMNYTQFIEAVDKGTIREARVSRDGVINGVRSDGSRFNTVIPGGYDKDLINQLSKKGVPTWGVEPEKPSFLANIFVSWFPMLLLIGVWIFFMRQMQGGGGKGAMSFGKSKARLLSEDQVKTTFADVAGVDEAKEEVAELVDYLKDPSKFQKLGGKIPKGVLMVGPPGTGKTLLAKAIAGEAKVPFFTISGSDFVEMFVGVGASRVRDMFEQAKKAAPCIIFIDEIDAVGRQRGAGLGGGHDEREQTLNQMLVEMDGFEGNEGIIVIAATNRPDVLDPALLRPGRFDRQVVVGLPDVRGREHILKVHMRKVPIGDDVDPAVIARGTPGFSGADLANLVNEAALFAARTNKRLVGMGEFEKAKDKIMMGAERRSMVMTEKEKEMTAYHEAGHAIVGRLVPEHDPVYKVSIIPRGRALGVTMYLPERDRVSHSKQQLESMISSLFGGRIAEEVIFGSEMVTTGASNDIERATDIARKMVTQWGLSEKLGPLLYTEEDGEVFLGRSVAKAKHMSDETARIIDEEVKHVIDRNYDRARRILEDNMDILHAMKDALMKYETIDAKQIDDLMERRDVREPADWEPPKADDQPPSAGTGDKPLDSTGKEAPAN; encoded by the coding sequence TTGAGCGATATGGCGAAAAATCTCATTCTCTGGCTGGTCATTGCCGTGGTGCTGATGGCCGTGTTCCAGAGCTTCAATGGCCCCGAAAGCGCCGACCGCGGCATGAACTACACCCAGTTCATCGAGGCGGTGGACAAGGGCACCATCCGTGAAGCCCGGGTCAGCCGGGACGGTGTCATCAACGGCGTGCGCAGCGACGGCAGCCGTTTCAACACCGTCATTCCTGGTGGCTACGACAAGGATCTGATCAACCAGCTTTCCAAGAAGGGCGTGCCCACCTGGGGCGTGGAGCCGGAGAAGCCGAGCTTCCTGGCCAACATCTTCGTGTCCTGGTTCCCCATGCTGCTGTTGATCGGCGTCTGGATCTTCTTCATGCGCCAGATGCAGGGCGGTGGCGGCAAGGGCGCCATGTCCTTCGGCAAGTCCAAGGCCCGCCTGCTGTCCGAGGATCAGGTCAAGACCACCTTTGCCGACGTGGCCGGTGTCGACGAGGCCAAGGAGGAAGTGGCCGAGCTGGTGGACTACCTCAAGGACCCCAGCAAGTTCCAGAAGCTGGGCGGCAAGATCCCCAAGGGCGTGCTGATGGTGGGCCCGCCCGGTACCGGTAAGACCCTGCTGGCCAAGGCCATTGCCGGCGAGGCCAAGGTGCCCTTCTTCACCATTTCCGGCTCCGATTTCGTGGAAATGTTCGTGGGCGTGGGTGCCTCCCGGGTCCGCGACATGTTCGAGCAGGCCAAGAAGGCCGCCCCTTGCATCATCTTCATCGACGAGATCGACGCCGTCGGCCGCCAGCGTGGCGCCGGCCTGGGCGGCGGTCACGACGAACGCGAGCAGACCCTCAACCAGATGCTGGTGGAGATGGACGGCTTCGAAGGCAACGAGGGCATCATCGTCATCGCCGCCACCAACAGGCCCGACGTGCTGGATCCGGCCCTGTTGCGTCCCGGCCGCTTCGACCGCCAGGTGGTGGTCGGCCTGCCCGACGTCCGTGGCCGTGAGCACATCCTCAAGGTGCACATGCGCAAGGTGCCCATAGGTGACGATGTCGATCCGGCCGTCATCGCCCGCGGTACCCCCGGCTTCAGCGGTGCCGATCTGGCCAACCTGGTCAACGAGGCCGCTCTGTTCGCCGCCCGCACCAACAAGCGTCTGGTGGGCATGGGCGAATTCGAGAAGGCCAAGGACAAGATCATGATGGGCGCCGAGCGCCGCTCCATGGTGATGACCGAGAAAGAGAAGGAAATGACCGCCTACCACGAGGCCGGCCATGCCATCGTCGGTCGCCTGGTGCCGGAGCACGATCCCGTCTACAAGGTTTCCATCATTCCCCGCGGCCGCGCCCTGGGTGTGACCATGTACCTGCCCGAGCGGGACAGGGTCAGCCACTCCAAGCAGCAGCTGGAGAGCATGATTTCCAGCCTGTTCGGCGGCCGTATCGCTGAGGAAGTCATCTTCGGCAGCGAGATGGTGACCACCGGCGCCTCCAACGACATCGAGCGGGCCACCGACATCGCCCGCAAGATGGTGACCCAGTGGGGCCTGTCCGAGAAGCTGGGGCCGCTGCTCTATACGGAAGAGGACGGCGAGGTGTTCCTGGGTCGCTCCGTGGCCAAGGCCAAGCACATGTCCGACGAGACCGCCCGTATCATCGACGAGGAGGTCAAGCACGTCATCGACCGCAACTATGACCGTGCCCGCCGCATCCTCGAAGACAACATGGATATCCTCCATGCCATGAAGGATGCGCTGATGAAGTACGAGACCATCGACGCCAAGCAGATCGATGACCTCATGGAGCGCCGCGACGTGCGCGAGCCGGCCGACTGGGAGCCGCCCAAGGCCGACGACCAGCCGCCCTCCGCCGGCACTGGCGACAAGCCGCTGGACTCCACCGGCAAGGAAGCGCCTGCCAACTAA
- the folP gene encoding dihydropteroate synthase: MKATPLPQVMGIINVTPDSFSDGGRFQGRDAALAQAERLVAEGAHWLDIGGESTRPGAAEVSVEDELARVIPVLEAVKARFDVKVSIDTSKPEVMGAALAAGADMINDVRALQQPGALAAVADSDALICLMHMQGQPRTMQQAPQYQDVVKEVAAFLGERIRACEAAGIERQRLLLDPGFGFGKTLQHNYQLLNRLRDLRVMELPLLVGLSRKSMIGGLLGRDTDQRLAGSLAGALIAAQHGADIIRVHDVQATMDVLRVWQATITESV; encoded by the coding sequence ATGAAAGCCACGCCACTGCCCCAGGTCATGGGGATCATCAATGTCACCCCGGACTCCTTTTCCGACGGCGGCCGTTTCCAGGGCCGGGACGCCGCCCTGGCCCAGGCCGAAAGGCTGGTCGCCGAAGGCGCCCACTGGCTGGATATCGGCGGCGAGTCCACCCGCCCCGGTGCCGCCGAGGTCAGCGTCGAAGACGAGCTGGCGCGGGTGATCCCCGTGCTTGAGGCCGTCAAGGCCAGGTTCGACGTCAAGGTGTCCATCGACACCTCCAAGCCCGAGGTGATGGGCGCCGCCCTGGCCGCGGGGGCCGACATGATCAACGACGTGCGCGCCCTGCAGCAGCCCGGTGCCCTGGCGGCGGTGGCGGACAGCGACGCCCTGATCTGCCTGATGCACATGCAGGGCCAGCCCCGCACCATGCAGCAGGCGCCCCAATACCAGGACGTGGTCAAGGAGGTGGCCGCCTTCCTTGGCGAGCGGATCCGCGCCTGCGAGGCGGCCGGCATCGAGCGTCAGCGCTTGCTGCTGGATCCGGGCTTTGGGTTCGGCAAGACCCTGCAGCACAACTACCAGCTGCTCAACCGCCTGCGGGATCTGCGGGTGATGGAGCTGCCGCTGCTGGTGGGACTGTCCCGCAAGTCCATGATCGGCGGCCTTCTGGGCCGGGATACCGATCAGCGCCTGGCCGGCTCCCTGGCCGGCGCCCTCATTGCAGCCCAGCACGGGGCTGATATCATTCGCGTTCATGATGTCCAGGCCACCATGGATGTTCTCAGGGTCTGGCAGGCCACCATCACGGAGTCAGTTTAA